A single Oryctolagus cuniculus chromosome 18, mOryCun1.1, whole genome shotgun sequence DNA region contains:
- the SIAH1 gene encoding E3 ubiquitin-protein ligase SIAH1 isoform X3 translates to MIERNLTPSTLSTDTWRIAPDPSTKQFFSRHQEMSRQTATALPTGTSKCPPSQRVPALTGTTASNNDLASLFECPVCFDYVLPPILQCQSGHLVCSNCRPKLTCCPTCRGPLGSIRNLAMEKVANSVLFPCKYASSGCEITLPHTEKADHEELCEFRPYSCPCPGASCKWQGSLDAVMPHLMHQHKSITTLQGEDIVFLATDINLPGAVDWVMMQSCFGFHFMLVLEKQEKYDGHQQFFAIVQLIGTRKQAENFAYRLELNGHRRRLTWEATPRSIHEGIATAIMNSDCLVFDTSIAQLFAENGNLGINVTISMC, encoded by the coding sequence aAATGAGCCGTCAGACTGCTACTGCATTACCGACTGGTACCTCGAAGTGCCCGCCGTCGCAGAGGGTGCCTGCCCTGACGGGCACGACCGCGTCCAACAATGACTTGGCGAGTCTTTTTGAGTGTCCGGTCTGCTTTGACTATGTGTTGCCACCCATTCTTCAGTGTCAGAGTGGCCATCTCGTTTGTAGCAACTGTCGCCCAAAGCTCACATGTTGTCCAACTTGCCGGGGCCCACTGGGATCCATTCGCAACTTGGCTATGGAGAAGGTGGCCAATTCAGTACTTTTCCCTTGTAAATATGCCTCGTCTGGATGTGAAATAACTCtgccacacacagagaaagcagacCACGAAGAGCTGTGTGAGTTTAGGCCGTACTCCTGTCCGTGCCCTGGTGCTTCCTGTAAATGGCAGGGCTCTCTGGACGCTGTAATGCCCCATCTGATGCATCAGCACAAGTCCATTACAACCCTTCAGGGAGAGGATATAGTTTTCCTTGCTACAGACATTAACCTTCCTGGTGCTGTTGACTGGGTGATGATGCAGTCCTGTTTCGGCTTTCACTTCATGTTAGTCTtggagaaacaggaaaaatatgATGGTCACCAGCAGTTCTTTGCAATTGTACAGCTGATAGGAACACGCAAGCAAGCTGAAAATTTTGCTTATCGACTTGAGCTAAATGGGCACAGGCGACGATTGACTTGGGAGGCGACTCCTCGGTCTATTCATGAGGGAATTGCGACAGCCATCATGAACAGTGACTGCCTAGTCTTCGACACCAGCATCGCACAGCTCTTCGCAGAAAATGGCAACTTAGGCATCAATGTAACGATTTCCATGTGTTGA
- the SIAH1 gene encoding E3 ubiquitin-protein ligase SIAH1 isoform X2, with translation MTGKPTLPFLYSWRGVLLTCFPAGRTRKRKEMSRQTATALPTGTSKCPPSQRVPALTGTTASNNDLASLFECPVCFDYVLPPILQCQSGHLVCSNCRPKLTCCPTCRGPLGSIRNLAMEKVANSVLFPCKYASSGCEITLPHTEKADHEELCEFRPYSCPCPGASCKWQGSLDAVMPHLMHQHKSITTLQGEDIVFLATDINLPGAVDWVMMQSCFGFHFMLVLEKQEKYDGHQQFFAIVQLIGTRKQAENFAYRLELNGHRRRLTWEATPRSIHEGIATAIMNSDCLVFDTSIAQLFAENGNLGINVTISMC, from the exons ATGACCGGAAAGCCCACCCTACCTTTTCTGTACTCCTGGAGGGGAGTCTTGCTCACATGTTTCCCAGCGGGtaggacaaggaagagaaaag aAATGAGCCGTCAGACTGCTACTGCATTACCGACTGGTACCTCGAAGTGCCCGCCGTCGCAGAGGGTGCCTGCCCTGACGGGCACGACCGCGTCCAACAATGACTTGGCGAGTCTTTTTGAGTGTCCGGTCTGCTTTGACTATGTGTTGCCACCCATTCTTCAGTGTCAGAGTGGCCATCTCGTTTGTAGCAACTGTCGCCCAAAGCTCACATGTTGTCCAACTTGCCGGGGCCCACTGGGATCCATTCGCAACTTGGCTATGGAGAAGGTGGCCAATTCAGTACTTTTCCCTTGTAAATATGCCTCGTCTGGATGTGAAATAACTCtgccacacacagagaaagcagacCACGAAGAGCTGTGTGAGTTTAGGCCGTACTCCTGTCCGTGCCCTGGTGCTTCCTGTAAATGGCAGGGCTCTCTGGACGCTGTAATGCCCCATCTGATGCATCAGCACAAGTCCATTACAACCCTTCAGGGAGAGGATATAGTTTTCCTTGCTACAGACATTAACCTTCCTGGTGCTGTTGACTGGGTGATGATGCAGTCCTGTTTCGGCTTTCACTTCATGTTAGTCTtggagaaacaggaaaaatatgATGGTCACCAGCAGTTCTTTGCAATTGTACAGCTGATAGGAACACGCAAGCAAGCTGAAAATTTTGCTTATCGACTTGAGCTAAATGGGCACAGGCGACGATTGACTTGGGAGGCGACTCCTCGGTCTATTCATGAGGGAATTGCGACAGCCATCATGAACAGTGACTGCCTAGTCTTCGACACCAGCATCGCACAGCTCTTCGCAGAAAATGGCAACTTAGGCATCAATGTAACGATTTCCATGTGTTGA
- the SIAH1 gene encoding E3 ubiquitin-protein ligase SIAH1 isoform X1 translates to MSRQTATALPTGTSKCPPSQRVPALTGTTASNNDLASLFECPVCFDYVLPPILQCQSGHLVCSNCRPKLTCCPTCRGPLGSIRNLAMEKVANSVLFPCKYASSGCEITLPHTEKADHEELCEFRPYSCPCPGASCKWQGSLDAVMPHLMHQHKSITTLQGEDIVFLATDINLPGAVDWVMMQSCFGFHFMLVLEKQEKYDGHQQFFAIVQLIGTRKQAENFAYRLELNGHRRRLTWEATPRSIHEGIATAIMNSDCLVFDTSIAQLFAENGNLGINVTISMC, encoded by the coding sequence ATGAGCCGTCAGACTGCTACTGCATTACCGACTGGTACCTCGAAGTGCCCGCCGTCGCAGAGGGTGCCTGCCCTGACGGGCACGACCGCGTCCAACAATGACTTGGCGAGTCTTTTTGAGTGTCCGGTCTGCTTTGACTATGTGTTGCCACCCATTCTTCAGTGTCAGAGTGGCCATCTCGTTTGTAGCAACTGTCGCCCAAAGCTCACATGTTGTCCAACTTGCCGGGGCCCACTGGGATCCATTCGCAACTTGGCTATGGAGAAGGTGGCCAATTCAGTACTTTTCCCTTGTAAATATGCCTCGTCTGGATGTGAAATAACTCtgccacacacagagaaagcagacCACGAAGAGCTGTGTGAGTTTAGGCCGTACTCCTGTCCGTGCCCTGGTGCTTCCTGTAAATGGCAGGGCTCTCTGGACGCTGTAATGCCCCATCTGATGCATCAGCACAAGTCCATTACAACCCTTCAGGGAGAGGATATAGTTTTCCTTGCTACAGACATTAACCTTCCTGGTGCTGTTGACTGGGTGATGATGCAGTCCTGTTTCGGCTTTCACTTCATGTTAGTCTtggagaaacaggaaaaatatgATGGTCACCAGCAGTTCTTTGCAATTGTACAGCTGATAGGAACACGCAAGCAAGCTGAAAATTTTGCTTATCGACTTGAGCTAAATGGGCACAGGCGACGATTGACTTGGGAGGCGACTCCTCGGTCTATTCATGAGGGAATTGCGACAGCCATCATGAACAGTGACTGCCTAGTCTTCGACACCAGCATCGCACAGCTCTTCGCAGAAAATGGCAACTTAGGCATCAATGTAACGATTTCCATGTGTTGA